From one Enterobacteriaceae endosymbiont of Donacia provostii genomic stretch:
- the rpsB gene encoding 30S ribosomal protein S2, protein MSISIKKMFKVGTHFGHQTRYWNPKMKKFIFNHKNKIHIINLDKTFQMFNIALKELKKITSRKGKILFIGTKKAASNLIKETAINCHQFFINHRWLGGMLTNWKTVKKSIKKLKELELQSKDGTFNQLIKKEALIRNRKLLKLEKSLGGIKNMGGLPDAIFVIDANHEKIAISEAKKLNIPIFAVVDTNSNPEGINFVIPANDDAIRAIKLYLYYVTQTILNNKLQSNNKKLKTH, encoded by the coding sequence ATGTCTATATCTATCAAGAAAATGTTTAAAGTAGGAACTCATTTTGGTCACCAAACACGTTATTGGAATCCAAAAATGAAAAAATTTATTTTTAACCATAAAAATAAAATACATATTATTAATTTAGATAAAACTTTTCAAATGTTTAATATTGCACTAAAAGAATTAAAAAAAATTACTTCTCGTAAAGGTAAAATTTTATTTATTGGAACAAAAAAAGCAGCATCTAATCTTATAAAAGAAACTGCAATTAATTGTCATCAATTTTTTATTAATCATCGTTGGTTAGGAGGTATGTTAACTAATTGGAAAACTGTGAAAAAATCTATAAAAAAATTAAAAGAATTAGAATTACAAAGTAAAGATGGAACATTTAATCAATTAATTAAAAAAGAAGCTTTAATAAGAAATAGAAAATTATTAAAATTAGAAAAAAGTTTAGGTGGTATTAAAAATATGGGAGGATTACCTGATGCAATATTTGTTATTGATGCAAATCATGAAAAAATTGCTATAAGTGAAGCTAAAAAATTAAATATCCCTATTTTTGCAGTAGTAGATACTAATTCTAATCCAGAAGGAATTAATTTTGTTATTCCTGCTAATGATGATGCTATCCGTGCTATAAAATTATATTTATATTATGTTACTCAAACCATATTAAATAATAAATTACAATCTAATAATAAAAAACTAAAAACTCATTAG
- the pyrH gene encoding UMP kinase: MNTKKKIFYNRIILKISGEFLQGKNISGIDNKLLNYIIQEIQSILPLGIEIGIVIGGGNLFRGRYCNKNNNVKRVLGDQIGMISTIINGLLLYNSFKNKLINVYLMSSLPIKSICQEYNIFKAIDLIKNNIIILTGGLGNPLFTTDTTACLRAIELEADAVLKATKVNGVYSKDPINYSNAKFFNLINYDYLIKNKIKIMDNTAFLLARDYNIPIHIFNIYKPGSLYKIITGQIIGTIIKNS, from the coding sequence ATGAATACTAAAAAAAAAATATTTTATAATCGTATTATATTAAAAATAAGTGGAGAATTTTTACAAGGTAAAAATATATCAGGTATAGATAATAAATTACTAAATTATATCATACAAGAAATACAAAGTATTTTACCTTTAGGTATTGAAATTGGTATAGTAATAGGAGGAGGGAATTTATTTAGAGGTCGATATTGTAATAAAAATAATAATGTTAAAAGAGTTTTAGGTGATCAAATTGGCATGATATCAACCATAATTAATGGTTTATTATTGTATAATTCTTTTAAAAATAAATTAATTAATGTATATTTAATGTCTTCTTTACCCATAAAAAGTATTTGTCAAGAATATAATATTTTTAAAGCAATAGATTTAATTAAAAATAATATAATTATATTAACAGGAGGTCTAGGTAATCCATTATTTACTACAGATACTACAGCATGTTTAAGAGCAATAGAACTAGAAGCTGATGCTGTATTAAAAGCAACCAAGGTTAATGGAGTATATTCTAAAGATCCTATAAATTATTCTAATGCTAAATTTTTTAATTTAATTAATTATGATTATTTAATAAAAAATAAAATTAAAATTATGGATAATACTGCATTTCTCTTAGCTCGAGATTATAATATACCTATACATATTTTTAATATTTATAAACCTGGTTCTTTATATAAAATTATAACTGGTCAAATTATAGGAACAATAATAAAAAATTCTTAA
- the map gene encoding type I methionyl aminopeptidase, producing MKIFIKNSKEIKKIYKSCQLAAEVLEMIKTYIVPGISTEEINNICHNYITKTQKAKSAILGYKGFPKSVCISINDVVCHGIPNKNEILKNGDIVNIDITVLYDNYYGDTSKMFLVGKNISKKLKLLCLTAKKSLYKAINILKPGIRLYKIGQVIQKYVESKNFSVVRNYCGHGIGRNFHEEPQILHYKSYDYGIILQKGMIFTIEPMINIGHHSVYVTNDHWTVKTIDKTYSAQYEHTVLITNNGNKILTLRRGEKKYI from the coding sequence ATGAAAATTTTCATTAAAAATTCTAAAGAGATAAAAAAAATTTATAAATCTTGCCAATTAGCAGCTGAAGTATTAGAAATGATAAAAACTTATATAGTACCTGGAATTAGTACTGAAGAAATAAATAATATATGTCATAATTATATTACTAAAACTCAAAAAGCTAAATCTGCTATTTTAGGATATAAAGGTTTTCCAAAATCTGTATGTATTTCTATTAATGATGTTGTATGTCATGGAATACCAAATAAAAATGAAATTTTAAAAAATGGAGACATTGTAAATATAGATATAACAGTATTGTATGATAATTATTATGGCGATACATCAAAAATGTTTTTAGTAGGTAAAAATATTTCTAAAAAATTAAAATTATTATGTTTAACTGCTAAGAAAAGCTTATATAAAGCTATTAATATTTTAAAACCAGGTATTAGATTATATAAAATTGGTCAAGTAATACAAAAATATGTAGAATCTAAAAATTTTTCTGTTGTTAGAAATTATTGTGGTCATGGTATTGGAAGAAATTTTCATGAGGAACCTCAAATTTTACATTATAAATCATATGATTATGGTATTATATTACAAAAAGGCATGATATTTACAATTGAACCTATGATTAATATAGGGCATCATAGTGTATATGTTACAAATGATCATTGGACAGTAAAAACTATAGATAAAACTTATTCAGCTCAATATGAGCATACAGTGCTTATTACTAATAATGGAAATAAAATATTAACCTTAAGAAGAGGGGAAAAAAAATATATTTAA
- a CDS encoding ribosome recycling factor, whose translation MDNNIINNNKKNMKKCLDTFIKKINILSQNRLSPDLLRYVCIKLHNKLISINHISSIVLENNFTLKITPFDYKIKKNIEKSIILSNLDVTTKIIENSIYVYIPPITESRKLKILKNIKIESEQNKIHIRNIRRKSNNQIKNLLKNKQINENQKKKLYNEIQKQTILYINNIQEFYKKTEKKILC comes from the coding sequence ATGGATAATAATATTATTAATAATAATAAAAAAAATATGAAAAAATGTTTAGATACATTCATAAAAAAAATTAATATTTTATCACAAAACAGGTTATCTCCTGATTTATTACGTTATGTTTGTATAAAATTACATAATAAATTAATTTCTATTAATCATATCTCTTCTATAGTATTAGAAAATAATTTTACTTTAAAAATTACACCATTTGATTATAAAATAAAAAAAAATATAGAAAAAAGTATTATACTTTCAAATTTAGATGTGACAACTAAAATTATTGAAAATAGTATTTATGTATATATACCTCCTATTACAGAATCTAGAAAATTAAAAATATTGAAAAATATAAAAATAGAATCTGAACAAAATAAAATTCATATTAGAAATATACGTAGAAAATCTAATAATCAAATAAAAAATTTATTAAAAAATAAACAAATAAATGAAAATCAAAAAAAAAAACTATATAATGAGATTCAAAAACAAACAATATTATATATTAATAATATTCAAGAATTTTATAAAAAAACAGAAAAAAAAATATTATGTTAA
- the tsf gene encoding translation elongation factor Ts, translated as MITLKININKIKKLRNITGISIIECKKALVATQGNINNAINYIRQYLTVESIKKFNNETKEGLILDYVTKDFGILLEINCQTDFVAKSINFINFGNEILNYIIKNNQQDINIIQKVFNKKKIELIGLLKENIFINQIHYIQGKFIGKYIHHNKNIGVIIKSNINNQLLMKQIAMHIAMLKPEYIQEKNIPSDILNQEYKLQKNIAMKKNKSPIIFKKIIEGRIKKFINNITLYNQKFLLDNNQTVFNILKKNKMKILNFVRLKINENIIKN; from the coding sequence ATGATAACATTGAAAATTAATATTAATAAAATTAAAAAATTAAGAAATATTACAGGTATTAGTATTATAGAATGTAAAAAAGCATTAGTAGCAACACAAGGAAATATTAATAATGCAATAAATTATATAAGACAATATCTTACAGTAGAATCTATTAAGAAATTTAATAATGAAACAAAAGAAGGACTTATTTTAGATTATGTAACAAAAGATTTTGGAATTTTATTAGAAATAAATTGTCAAACAGATTTTGTAGCAAAATCAATAAATTTTATAAATTTTGGAAATGAAATTTTAAATTATATTATAAAAAATAATCAACAAGATATTAATATAATACAGAAAGTTTTTAATAAAAAAAAAATAGAACTAATTGGTCTTTTAAAAGAAAATATATTTATTAATCAAATACACTATATTCAAGGTAAATTTATAGGTAAATATATACATCATAATAAAAATATAGGAGTTATTATTAAATCTAATATTAATAATCAATTATTAATGAAACAGATTGCTATGCATATAGCTATGTTAAAACCAGAATATATACAAGAAAAAAATATTCCTTCTGATATTCTTAATCAAGAATATAAGTTACAAAAAAATATTGCAATGAAAAAAAATAAATCTCCAATAATTTTTAAAAAAATAATAGAAGGAAGAATAAAAAAATTTATAAATAATATTACATTATATAACCAAAAATTTTTATTAGATAATAATCAAACAGTGTTTAATATTTTAAAAAAGAATAAAATGAAAATTTTAAATTTTGTACGTTTAAAAATTAATGAAAATATAATTAAAAACTAA